One Frankia alni ACN14a DNA window includes the following coding sequences:
- a CDS encoding NAD(P)/FAD-dependent oxidoreductase has protein sequence MPGRRRPAATPAATTPAATTSAAAAAVPSLWHDTAGPAPAPRPRLVGRLTADVAIVGAGFTGLWTAYHLRRDDPTLRVAVVERETAGFGASGRNGGWCSALFPVQSMAPAMRGPLAATIDDIDAVCRAEGIDCDLVKDGFLELATTPAQLTRLRASLLAALPAVASSPPSPSLPSSPPSPTSPSLPSSPTWLDADQAARLVRVPGALGGILDPQCAALHPLKLVRGLAAAAQRHGVELFEHSPAESIDPGRVVLADGEIQAGVVVRATEGYTPALPGLRRELAPVYSLVIATEPLPESVWAEIGWYRRVTLSDGRRLLIYAQRSADGRIVLGGRGAPYHFGSRTSPAFDSSPAVFEHLRRALATLFPAAANARITHRWGGPLGVPRDWTPGVCFDPDTGLAWAGGYVGDGVAAAALAGRTLADLIRGRHSPRTKLPWVVDHRRPWEPEPARWLGINAGRLLAAAADTRENRTGRPSRLGPALDHLTGH, from the coding sequence CAACCTCAGCCGCCGCAGCCGCCGTCCCGTCCCTGTGGCACGACACCGCCGGCCCCGCCCCGGCACCCCGGCCGCGCCTGGTGGGCCGGCTCACCGCCGACGTCGCCATCGTGGGCGCCGGCTTCACCGGCCTGTGGACCGCCTACCACCTGCGCCGCGACGACCCGACGCTGCGGGTGGCCGTCGTCGAGCGGGAGACCGCCGGCTTCGGCGCGTCCGGGCGCAACGGCGGCTGGTGCTCGGCGCTGTTCCCCGTCCAGTCGATGGCGCCGGCGATGCGCGGCCCGCTCGCGGCCACCATCGACGACATCGACGCCGTCTGTCGCGCCGAGGGCATCGACTGCGACCTCGTCAAGGACGGCTTCCTCGAACTCGCCACCACCCCCGCCCAGCTCACCCGCCTGCGCGCGAGCCTGCTCGCAGCCTTGCCCGCCGTCGCGTCCTCCCCGCCCTCCCCGTCATTGCCGTCATCCCCGCCATCGCCGACCTCCCCGTCATTGCCGTCATCGCCGACCTGGCTGGACGCCGACCAGGCCGCGCGCCTCGTCCGGGTACCCGGCGCGCTCGGCGGGATCCTCGACCCACAGTGCGCCGCGCTGCATCCGCTCAAGCTGGTCCGGGGCCTCGCGGCGGCGGCGCAGCGCCACGGCGTCGAGCTGTTCGAACACTCCCCCGCCGAGAGCATCGACCCTGGCCGGGTCGTACTGGCCGACGGCGAGATCCAGGCGGGCGTCGTCGTGCGGGCCACCGAGGGCTACACCCCCGCCCTGCCCGGCCTACGCCGCGAGCTCGCCCCCGTCTACTCGCTCGTCATCGCCACCGAGCCACTACCGGAGTCGGTCTGGGCGGAGATCGGCTGGTACCGCCGGGTCACCCTGTCCGACGGGCGCCGGCTGCTCATCTACGCCCAGCGCAGCGCGGACGGCCGGATCGTCCTCGGCGGCCGCGGCGCGCCGTACCACTTCGGCTCGCGCACCAGCCCGGCCTTCGACTCCTCCCCCGCCGTCTTCGAGCATCTCCGCCGCGCCCTGGCCACCCTGTTCCCCGCCGCCGCGAACGCCCGGATCACCCACCGCTGGGGCGGCCCCCTCGGCGTCCCGCGCGACTGGACCCCCGGCGTCTGCTTCGATCCCGACACCGGCCTGGCGTGGGCCGGTGGCTACGTCGGCGACGGCGTCGCGGCGGCGGCCCTGGCCGGCCGCACCCTCGCCGACCTCATCCGCGGCCGGCACTCCCCCCGCACGAAGCTCCCCTGGGTCGTCGACCACCGCCGCCCCTGGGAACCCGAACCGGCCCGCTGGCTCGGCATCAACGCCGGCCGCCTGCTCGCCGCCGCCGCCGACACCCGCGAGAACCGCACCGGCCGCCCCTCCCGCCTCGGCCCCGCCCTCGACCACCTCACCGGTCACTGA